In Nitrospinota bacterium, the following are encoded in one genomic region:
- a CDS encoding HPr family phosphocarrier protein encodes MSRRHTETVTISNRLGLHARAANSFVRVANLYKADIMVAKGSQNINGKSILGILTLAAGYNSKITIKCEGEDAEEAVEALAQLVRDGFELS; translated from the coding sequence ATGTCGAGGAGACACACTGAAACGGTCACCATTAGCAATCGACTGGGGTTACATGCCCGCGCCGCCAATTCTTTTGTCCGTGTGGCTAATCTTTACAAGGCTGACATCATGGTTGCCAAAGGCTCCCAAAATATTAATGGCAAGAGCATATTGGGCATCCTTACCCTGGCAGCGGGATACAATTCCAAGATCACTATTAAATGCGAAGGAGAAGATGCTGAAGAGGCCGTGGAGGCCCTGGCTCAGCTCGTTCGAGACGGGTTTGAGCTGAGCTAG